The genomic region GGATGCTCTCATTAATGCAGTTTGTCAGTCTTCCTACAACGTTAATTATACCCGTACTTGCCGGTAGATGTTCTAACCAGAGGAGGCTCGTGGGCTTTGGGGCAGTTATCCTGCTTACCGGCTATATTGGGCTTCTGAGCAGAAATACACTTTTAGCACCGTTATGGATCGTGCTGATTGGCATTGCAGTGGGAACGAATTTCAGCCTGGCTTTGATATTCTTTGTGCTTCGTACTCAAAATGCAAATGATGCAGCCGAGTTGTCAGGCATGGCGCAATCTATTGGGTATTTTCTTGCCGCTGTAGGGCCGCCTCTTTTAGGCTTTGTACATGATATGACACAAAGTTGGACGGCTCCCCTTTGCATACTAGTGGTAATTGCAATTCTTCTCTTCATTTTTGGACTTGCTGCAGGAAGTAAAGGTTACGTCACTTCAAAAAACAATTAAATACAACCCTTATGTCCTTCAGAATAACTAAAATGCGTACTAAACTTAAAGCAAAAATCCTTCACATACAAGGTGGGGGATTTTTTTATGTTATAAAGGTTTTACCAAAAGTAAAAATTATTATTGGCATGTCATTTATTATTGGTTTCTTGGTATTATAAACATATATAAAAAATTGGAGGAATTAACCATGCCCGTTTACAACAATATTCTGGAAACCATTGGTCGCACACCCCTGGTTAGGCTGAACAAGCTGGCTAAAGATGTGGCTGCTGCGGAGGTGCTGGCCAAGGTAGAGTCTTTTAATCCCGGCGGCAGTGTTAAAGATCGGGTGGCTTATAACATGATTAAGGACGCCCTGCAGCGGGGCGTGATTAATCAAAACAGTGTATTAATTGAGCCCACCAGCGGTAATACCGGGGTGGGGCTGGCCATGGCCTGCGCAGCCATGGGGCTTAAGCTCATCTTAACCATGCCGGAGACCATGAGCCAGGAGAGACGCAGCCTGCTACAGGCCTACGGCGCCCAGTTAGTGTTAACCCCCGGGGATCAAGGCATGAAAGGTGCTATTAGCAAGGCCGAGGAACTAAAAAACAGCATGGATAATGCTATCATCCCCCAGCAGTTTGCTAACCCCGCCAACCCCCAGGCCCATTTAGATACCACCGGCCCGGAAATCTGGGAGGACACCCGGGGTAAAATCGATATCTTTGTGGCTGGCGTGGGTACCGGCGGCACCATCACCGGTGTATCAAAATATATTAAGGCTAAAAAACCATCGCTGCAGTCAGTGGCGGTGGAACCGGCGGCTTCCCCGGTATTATCCGGCGGTAAACCCGGCCCTCACCCCATTCAGGGCATCGGCGCCGGTTTTATTCCGGAAGTGCTAAACTTGGAACTGGTTGATGAAGTCTTTCAAGTGACCGGGGATCAAGCAATGGAAGCAGCCCGGCACATGGCCCGGGAAGAAGGCATCCTCATTGGCATTTCAGGGGGGGCCGCCGTTTACGCCGCCCTGGCAGTGGCCCGCCGCCCGGAAAACGCCGGAAAGACAGTGGTGGTATTACTGCCGGATACCGGCGAGCGTTACCTGTCCACCGCTTTATTTAAGGAAGCACCACCAACTGAGAGTTTTCAGGCCAATCAGTAAAAACGGGATTGACCCTAAAGGGGTTCCACAGATCTTGAATGGCTAGGAGATAAAGTTAGAAATTTAAAAAGCAAAAGGTAAGCAGGGACTTCTGTAATCCGAGAGTGAACCCCTAGCGGAGCACCGTAAAAGTCTTGTCCCCTTTAGGTTGAGTGGTCATATAATGGGCTGAGTGGTATCTACCACCGGCTAAACGGTAATTTTTCAAGATAATTACTCTTAAAATGACCGGTCCACCCGTTCGGAAGAACAGTTATCACCATAGAAACGGTTTATTTCCTTTAACGGAAAAATCCTTACCCCCAGGCCGGAGTTTAAGTATGATGAAAGAAAAAGTAACGGCTTGGGAGGTTCGGTTTTATGTTTCGTTCCAATATGATGGATTTTGCTGCCGAGGAGCAAGTCTTCTATCCGGACATATCCTTTTCGATCCGGGCCAATGTGCGGGACACCAGAATTTATGATTGGGCTGGGATAGACTATGAGGGCTTTTGGGCCACTGAAGCGGAGCAGCTGCACTGGTATCGGCCCTGGGATAAAGTGTTAGATTGGCAGCCCCCCTTTGCCCAGTGGTTTGTGGGCGGCAAAATAAATGCTTGCTACAATTGTGTAGACCGGCATCTAAGCAGCTGGCGCCGGAATAAAGCTGCCATCATTTTTGAAGGGGAACTGGGTGACCAGCAGGTATTAACCTACCAGGATTTGTACCGGGAAGTTACCAAGTTTGCCAATGTGCTGCGGGGCTTGGGGGTAAAAAAGGGCGATCTGGTGAGCATCTATATGCCTATGATTCCCCAGGCAGTGGTGGCCATGCTGGCCTGTGCCCGCATCGGGGCACCCCATAGCGTAGTATTTGGCGGCTTTTCTGCCGAGGCCCTGCGAGATCGCATTAATGACGCCGGAGCTAAAGTGGTGGTTACTGCTGACGGCTGCTGGCGGCGGGGCAAGGCCATTCCGTTAAAACAAAATGTTGATATCGCCTTAACCCAGTGCCCCAGTGTAGAAAAGGTGGTAGTGGTGGAGCGGACCCGCGGTGAAGTCTATATGGAGCCAGGGCGGGATCTTTGGTATCATGAATTGATGCAGCAGGCTCCCATAGGCTGTGAGCCGGAGGTAATGGACGCCGAGGATATTCTTTTCATTTTATATACCAGCGGTACCACCGGTAAACCCAAGGGTATCGTACACACCACCGGCGGTTATTTAACCGGTGTTACCTCCACTCACCGCAACTTATTTGACCTAAAAGAAGATGATGTGTACTGGTGCACCGCCGACATCGGGTGGATCACCGGGCATAGTTATATTGTTTACGGTCCCCTGGCCAACGGGGCTACAGTGCTGCTGTTTGAAGGGGCCCCGGACTATCCGGCCCGGGATCGTTTTTGGGAAATCATTGAAAAATATCGGGTTACCATTTTTTATACCGCACCCACGGCCATTCGCTTATTTATGAAGTGGGGCGAGGTTTGGCCCAACGGTCGGGATTTATCCTCCTTAAGGGTACTGGGTTCAGTGGGTGAACCTATTAATCCCGAAGCCTGGTTATGGTATCACAAACATATTGGCAGAGAAAAATGCCCCATCGTGGATACCTGGTGGCAAACAGAAACCGGTATGGTCATGGTGGCCCCCCTGCCAGGCATAACTCCCACCAAACCGGGCTCCGCCACCGTGTCCCTACCCGGTGTGGCTGTGGATGTGGTAGATGAACTGGGGAACCCGGTGGAAGCCGGGCACAGCGGTTACCTGGTCATTAAAAAGCCATGGCCCGCTATGTTGCGTACGGTTTATAAAGACCCCCAGCGTTATGTTGACCAGTATTGGAGCCGCTTCCCGGGCCTGTATTTTACCGGTGACGGGGCCCGCCGGGATAAGGACGGATATATCTGGGTATCAGGCCGGGTGGATGATGTAATCAACGTATCCGGACACAGAATTGGCACCGCCGAAGTGGAAAGCGCACTGGTGGAACACCCGGCAGTGGCAGAAGCAGCGGTTATTGGTCGGTATCACGAATTAAAAGGGCAGGCCGTTTCTGCTTTCATTACCCTGAGAGAAGGTGTGGCCTGGGCACCGGAATTGGAAAAGGATTTAAAGGCCCATGTGGCCAAAAAGATCGGTGGTTTGGCCCGACCGGAAGAAATTATCTGTGCCTGGGAACTGCCCAAAACCCGCAGCGGCAAAATCATGCGGCGTTTGCTTAAGGATATTGCTGAAGGAAGAGTGCTGGGGGATATTTCCACCCTGGCCGATCCCACAGTGATTCACCAACTAATGAATAAAAAGAGTGCCTTTTAAGGGTGGCAACACTTTACTCCTCTCGTGGGCAGGTATACAAGACCTGTCCTTTTTTTATGAAGGAATACTTACTCACTTGTAGAATTAGAACACTCATGAAACAATTAAGATTATTAAGTCAATGGTTAAACCAAAAATTTGGTTTTCGTATACCCGATCTAACCACCGTCCTGCGTTTGCTGGCTGCTCAGTTAGCCATCGGTCTGATTTTTGTGCTCTGGCAACCAACCATGTGGGGTCAGGTGCTGGCTATTTGCGGCTTAAGCTTTGGGGCTACCTTTGTCATTTTAGGTTGCCGCCCCATGCGACGGGTTCTCACAGTAAGGGTTGATGAAAAGTCCGTAGCACCTACCCTGCAGATAGCCAACGAGACCCTGCCTTTTTTAAGACGGGGGTTAAACGAGGAAACCGCCCGCCAGACAGCTGAAATTATTCAAAAGATCAGTGATGTAGCCGCCGTTGCCATCACCGACCGGGAACGGGTACTGGCCTTTCTGGGTACTGGCTGTGAACATCACCCGGTGGGGGGGTCCATTGTCACCCGAGCCACGCGGGAGGTAATTGCCACCGGCGAGCTGAAAGTGGTGCAAAATAAAAGTGAGTTTAACTGCCCGGTTAAAGATTGCAACTGCCCTCTGGAAGCAGCGGTCATTGCGCCCCTCATCTGCAAGGGCAAAGTGGTGGGTACGGTAAAACTGTACCAAACCCACCAGGGACATATTCCAGGCAGTGTCATTAAACTGGCTGTAGGGGTAGCACAACTGTTAGGCGTACAAATGGAACTGGCAGAACTGGACCGGCAGGCCCAACTGGCTACTAAAGCCGAACTGGATGCCCTGCAGGCCCAGATTAACCCGCATTTTTTATTTAATACCATCAACACCATCAGCATGTTTACCCGCACCAATCCGGAAACGGCCCGGCGCCTGTTGATCAGACTGTCTTCATTCTTTAGGCATTCATTAAAACGTCACGGTCGGTTTATTACTCTGGAGGAAGAACTGGAATATATTCACACTTACCTGGTGCTGGAGAAGGCTCGTTTTCGGGAAAAACTCAGGGTACTGAGGAATATAGATAAATCACTACTGCAATATAAAATACCTGTCCTGACAGTACAGCCCCTGGTGGAAAATGCCGTTAGGCACGGCATTACACCCAAAGAGGGACAGGGTACAGTGCAGATTTCCGCCCAGCTGCACGGTGACGAAATTGAAATTGCCATCACTGATGACGGGGTAGGGATTCCCCCGGAAATTATGCCCAAGATATTGGAGCCGGGGTTTGGTTCCGGCAGCGGTGTTGGTCTTTCCAATGTTAACGAAAGATTAAAGATATTATTTGGTGAAGATCATGGTTTGCACATTGAGAGTGAACCCGGCCAGGGCACGGCAGTGTGGCTCAGGGTACCCTTAATGGTGGATGATGATTAAGGAGGGTTTTATGTGACTTTAAAAGCCCTGATCGTGGATGATGAATACCCGGCCCGGCAAGAGCTAAGGTTTATGTTAGATAAATTCAGCAACATAGAAATAGTGGGGGAAGCTACCAGTGCCACTGAGGCACTGGCGTTAATCAGGGCACTGGACTACCAAGTTTTGTTCCTGGATATAAATTTACCGGGCATGAACGGTCTGGAACTGGGGGCGGCGATCCAAGAGTTGCCTCGGCCACCCTTTGTTATCTTTGTCACCGCCTATGATGAGCATGCCCTGGAAGCCTTTGACGTTAATGCAGTGGACTATATTTTAAAGCCCATTGATGAGAAAAGGCTGAAACGGGCCATTGACCGGGTGATTAGGGCGGAGCAAGAACGGGCTGCCCTGGTTCCCCCACAGGTTATTGCCGCTCCGGAACCCTCTAAAGGAGAACCGGTAGGTTCAACGGCCATAAAAATTAACCGGATACCGGCGGAAAAACAGGGTAAGACCATTTTAGTGGACACCAGTGAGGTCTTTTATGCCTTTACTGAACAGGATTATGTCTATATTAAGACCTTTGCTGACAAATTACTTACCCGTTTTACTTTAAAGGAACTGGAGGGCAGATTGGGTGAGGGCATGTTCTTCCGCACCCACCGCTGCTATATTGTCAATCTGCAAAAGGTTAAGGAGATTGTACCATTTTTTAACGGCACTTATAATTTGATCCTGGAAGATAAGGATCGCAGCGAAGTTCCGGTAAGCCGGGCCCAGGCCAAGAAGTTGAGAAAGATTTTAGGTTTTTAAAGTCTGCCCGGATGGGTGGGCTTTTTTTACAGGGGGTGAGGATGCTGAAGGGAATTGGTACCGACATTATTGAAATAGAAAGAATTGAACTGGCCATCAGCCGGGGCGGCCAGCAATTTTTAGACCGGGTGTTTACTCCCCGGGAGCAGGAATATTGCGGCGGTAAAGTGCATTGCCTGGCCGGACGCTTTGCCGCTAAGGAAGCTATTTTAAAGGCTCTGGGCACCGGTCTGCGGGGAATGCGCTGGACGGATATTGAAATTTTACCCAATTATTTAGGTAAGCCGGAGGTAAAATTATCTGGTCCGGCGTTAGAAATAGCTGCAGAAATGGATATAGCTAAAATATTGGTGAGTATATCCCATGACCGGGGCAGGGCGGTGGCCTTTGCGGTGGCGGCGGGGAAAGAGAGGTAGATAAAGTGCGGGTAGTAACTGCTGCGGAAATGAGGCAAATTGATCAAACAGCCATAAAACAACATGGTATTCCCGGGATTGTGTTGATGGAAAATGCCGGCCTCAGGGTGGTAGAAGTTATCGAAGGGATCCTGGGAGACGTCCGGGACCAGGTATTTTCCATTATTGTGGGTAAGGGCAATAACGGTGGTGATGGGCTGGTAGTAGCCAGACATTTACTTAACCGGGGGGCCCAGGTAAAGGTGCTTCTGATGGCGGATCCGGCCGACTTTCAAGGGGATGCCCGGGTAAATTTAAATATTTGGCAGAACATGGGACAACCTGTCTACCAGGTTAACCAGGTAAACGGTATTAATATTATCAAGGTAGCCTTACTTAATACCAGCATGGTCATTGATGCCCTCTACGGCACAGGCTTTCACGGTGTGGTCAATGAAAAGGTGGGGCGCATTATTGAATTAATTAACGCCAGCCATATACCGGTGGTGGCGGTGGACATTCCTTCCGGCCTGGAAGCTGATACCGGGCAGGTAAATGGGCCGTGTATTAAGGCCGATCATACAGTCACCTTTGGCTTGCCTAAAATTGGCCTGGTGGTGGAACCTGGTGCCAGCTATACCGGCCAACTGCACATTGTAGACATTTCTTTACCCAGGGCCTTAACGGAAGCCGGGCACTTGCAGAAATACCTGCTCACCGGCGAAACAGTGGCCCGCTGGTTGCCTCC from Desulfotomaculum nigrificans DSM 574 harbors:
- the cysK gene encoding cysteine synthase A, which gives rise to MPVYNNILETIGRTPLVRLNKLAKDVAAAEVLAKVESFNPGGSVKDRVAYNMIKDALQRGVINQNSVLIEPTSGNTGVGLAMACAAMGLKLILTMPETMSQERRSLLQAYGAQLVLTPGDQGMKGAISKAEELKNSMDNAIIPQQFANPANPQAHLDTTGPEIWEDTRGKIDIFVAGVGTGGTITGVSKYIKAKKPSLQSVAVEPAASPVLSGGKPGPHPIQGIGAGFIPEVLNLELVDEVFQVTGDQAMEAARHMAREEGILIGISGGAAVYAALAVARRPENAGKTVVVLLPDTGERYLSTALFKEAPPTESFQANQ
- a CDS encoding histidine kinase produces the protein MATLYSSRGQVYKTCPFFMKEYLLTCRIRTLMKQLRLLSQWLNQKFGFRIPDLTTVLRLLAAQLAIGLIFVLWQPTMWGQVLAICGLSFGATFVILGCRPMRRVLTVRVDEKSVAPTLQIANETLPFLRRGLNEETARQTAEIIQKISDVAAVAITDRERVLAFLGTGCEHHPVGGSIVTRATREVIATGELKVVQNKSEFNCPVKDCNCPLEAAVIAPLICKGKVVGTVKLYQTHQGHIPGSVIKLAVGVAQLLGVQMELAELDRQAQLATKAELDALQAQINPHFLFNTINTISMFTRTNPETARRLLIRLSSFFRHSLKRHGRFITLEEELEYIHTYLVLEKARFREKLRVLRNIDKSLLQYKIPVLTVQPLVENAVRHGITPKEGQGTVQISAQLHGDEIEIAITDDGVGIPPEIMPKILEPGFGSGSGVGLSNVNERLKILFGEDHGLHIESEPGQGTAVWLRVPLMVDDD
- a CDS encoding LytR/AlgR family response regulator transcription factor: MTLKALIVDDEYPARQELRFMLDKFSNIEIVGEATSATEALALIRALDYQVLFLDINLPGMNGLELGAAIQELPRPPFVIFVTAYDEHALEAFDVNAVDYILKPIDEKRLKRAIDRVIRAEQERAALVPPQVIAAPEPSKGEPVGSTAIKINRIPAEKQGKTILVDTSEVFYAFTEQDYVYIKTFADKLLTRFTLKELEGRLGEGMFFRTHRCYIVNLQKVKEIVPFFNGTYNLILEDKDRSEVPVSRAQAKKLRKILGF
- the acs gene encoding acetate--CoA ligase codes for the protein MFRSNMMDFAAEEQVFYPDISFSIRANVRDTRIYDWAGIDYEGFWATEAEQLHWYRPWDKVLDWQPPFAQWFVGGKINACYNCVDRHLSSWRRNKAAIIFEGELGDQQVLTYQDLYREVTKFANVLRGLGVKKGDLVSIYMPMIPQAVVAMLACARIGAPHSVVFGGFSAEALRDRINDAGAKVVVTADGCWRRGKAIPLKQNVDIALTQCPSVEKVVVVERTRGEVYMEPGRDLWYHELMQQAPIGCEPEVMDAEDILFILYTSGTTGKPKGIVHTTGGYLTGVTSTHRNLFDLKEDDVYWCTADIGWITGHSYIVYGPLANGATVLLFEGAPDYPARDRFWEIIEKYRVTIFYTAPTAIRLFMKWGEVWPNGRDLSSLRVLGSVGEPINPEAWLWYHKHIGREKCPIVDTWWQTETGMVMVAPLPGITPTKPGSATVSLPGVAVDVVDELGNPVEAGHSGYLVIKKPWPAMLRTVYKDPQRYVDQYWSRFPGLYFTGDGARRDKDGYIWVSGRVDDVINVSGHRIGTAEVESALVEHPAVAEAAVIGRYHELKGQAVSAFITLREGVAWAPELEKDLKAHVAKKIGGLARPEEIICAWELPKTRSGKIMRRLLKDIAEGRVLGDISTLADPTVIHQLMNKKSAF
- the acpS gene encoding holo-ACP synthase, giving the protein MLKGIGTDIIEIERIELAISRGGQQFLDRVFTPREQEYCGGKVHCLAGRFAAKEAILKALGTGLRGMRWTDIEILPNYLGKPEVKLSGPALEIAAEMDIAKILVSISHDRGRAVAFAVAAGKER